In one window of Leifsonia sp. NPDC080035 DNA:
- a CDS encoding DMT family transporter: MTARSFPLWLALVLAIVCGAGVALQSRINGELGHRLGDGFTAAAISFGSGLIILIVALAIAPAGRRGLRRVGGALRGGELRWWYVMGGAAGSFLVLSQGIAAAALGVALFTVSVVAGQTVSGLVLDRIGLGPGGRRPLTPARLAGAIVALIAVAWAVSAEFGGSVPVWMMLLPLIAGLGMGWQQAVNGQVRVLAESALTATFINFLVGTVVLLVLMFVDWAFAGLPNPLPTEPWLYIGGAIGCVFIGASALLVRITGVLLLGLATIAGQLVTALLLDVFAPTTGGPIPFSTIGGTALALVAVAVASIRWGSRRADRVDA, translated from the coding sequence GTGACCGCGCGTAGCTTCCCCCTCTGGCTGGCGCTCGTCCTCGCCATCGTGTGCGGGGCGGGCGTCGCCCTGCAGTCCCGCATCAACGGTGAGCTCGGCCACCGACTCGGCGACGGCTTCACGGCCGCCGCGATCTCGTTCGGCTCCGGCCTCATCATCCTGATCGTCGCGCTCGCGATCGCGCCAGCCGGGCGCCGCGGCCTCCGTCGCGTCGGCGGTGCGCTGCGCGGCGGCGAGCTGCGCTGGTGGTACGTGATGGGAGGCGCCGCCGGCTCGTTCCTGGTGCTCTCCCAGGGGATCGCCGCCGCGGCTCTGGGCGTCGCACTGTTCACCGTCTCCGTCGTCGCCGGTCAGACGGTCAGCGGCCTGGTGCTCGACCGCATCGGCCTCGGCCCCGGCGGCCGCCGGCCGCTCACCCCGGCACGGTTGGCCGGCGCGATCGTCGCGCTGATCGCGGTGGCCTGGGCGGTCTCGGCCGAGTTCGGCGGCAGCGTCCCCGTGTGGATGATGCTGCTCCCACTCATCGCGGGTCTCGGCATGGGCTGGCAGCAGGCCGTCAACGGGCAGGTGCGCGTCCTCGCGGAGAGCGCCCTGACCGCCACGTTCATCAACTTCCTCGTCGGCACCGTCGTGCTGCTCGTCCTGATGTTCGTCGACTGGGCATTCGCCGGCCTGCCGAACCCGCTCCCGACCGAGCCGTGGCTCTACATCGGCGGCGCCATCGGCTGCGTCTTCATCGGCGCCTCTGCCCTGCTGGTGCGGATCACCGGCGTCCTGCTGCTGGGCCTTGCCACCATCGCGGGCCAGCTGGTCACCGCACTGCTGCTGGATGTGTTCGCGCCGACCACGGGCGGCCCCATCCCGTTCTCGACGATCGGTGGAACCGCCCTCGCGCTCGTCGCGGTCGCCGTCGCCAGCATCCGCTGGGGCTCCCGCCGCGCCGACCGCGTCGACGCCTGA
- a CDS encoding dihydrolipoamide acetyltransferase family protein, with product MSPRVFALPDLGEGLTDAGLVRWLVAVGDVVTVDQPIAEVETAKSVVEVPTPFAGVVAALHGEEGETVLVGAPLIEVGDDAPAVAPEGPPAPMDAPAPAPDGGSGQVLVGYGTTDHATVRRRSRTTASSTITAPAPGRVVPVVSPVVRALAHRNGVDIAALRPSGEGGVVTRRDVEAAIFPAAPAPTEPATAPAPTAATSGPTAEPAVAPEPAVRPEPAPTPAATPAVDPRTGLALAATTPFSRFRRTVADAMVRSRSEIPEATVWVDADATELWDARRRLASAASGGRAPSLLAFIGRFALASLVRHPELGGRVSADGTALETFNGVNLGVAADTPRGLVVPVVRRADRMSVLDLDAAIGALAAAAREGTLPPADLTGSTFTVNNYGSLGVDGSAAIINHPEVAILGVGRMIERPWVVDGAVVPRRIVQLSLVFDHRVTDGGVAAGFLREVADAVESPFAFLAAEAPGTV from the coding sequence GTGAGCCCCCGGGTGTTCGCGCTCCCCGACCTCGGCGAGGGGCTGACGGACGCCGGACTGGTCCGCTGGCTGGTCGCCGTCGGCGACGTGGTGACGGTGGATCAGCCGATCGCAGAGGTGGAGACCGCCAAGTCGGTCGTGGAGGTGCCGACGCCGTTCGCCGGCGTGGTGGCGGCGCTGCACGGCGAGGAGGGCGAGACGGTGCTCGTCGGCGCCCCGCTGATCGAGGTGGGCGATGACGCGCCGGCGGTAGCGCCCGAGGGTCCGCCCGCACCGATGGATGCGCCCGCGCCCGCACCGGACGGCGGCTCCGGCCAGGTGCTCGTCGGCTACGGCACCACCGATCACGCCACGGTGCGGCGTCGCTCCCGCACCACCGCCTCCTCGACCATCACGGCGCCCGCCCCCGGCCGGGTGGTGCCGGTCGTGTCGCCCGTGGTGCGCGCGCTCGCGCACCGGAACGGCGTCGACATCGCCGCGCTGCGCCCGAGCGGCGAGGGCGGCGTCGTGACCAGGCGCGACGTGGAGGCGGCGATCTTCCCCGCGGCGCCGGCGCCCACCGAGCCCGCGACAGCACCCGCCCCCACCGCGGCGACCTCCGGGCCCACGGCCGAACCAGCGGTCGCGCCCGAGCCCGCCGTCCGCCCCGAGCCCGCGCCCACGCCCGCGGCGACCCCCGCCGTCGACCCGCGCACCGGCCTCGCGCTCGCCGCGACCACCCCGTTCTCGCGGTTCCGCCGCACCGTCGCCGACGCGATGGTGCGCAGCCGCAGCGAGATCCCCGAGGCGACCGTCTGGGTGGACGCCGACGCGACGGAGCTGTGGGATGCGCGGCGCCGGCTCGCCTCCGCAGCCTCCGGTGGCCGCGCTCCCTCCCTGCTCGCCTTCATCGGCCGCTTCGCGCTCGCGTCGCTCGTCCGGCATCCCGAGCTCGGCGGCCGGGTGAGCGCGGACGGCACGGCGCTGGAGACCTTCAATGGCGTCAATCTCGGCGTCGCGGCGGACACCCCGCGCGGCCTCGTCGTCCCGGTCGTGCGCCGCGCCGACCGGATGAGCGTCCTCGACCTCGACGCCGCCATCGGCGCGCTGGCGGCCGCCGCGCGCGAGGGCACGCTGCCTCCTGCCGACCTCACCGGCTCCACCTTCACCGTCAACAACTACGGCAGCCTCGGCGTCGACGGCAGCGCCGCGATCATCAACCATCCCGAGGTCGCGATCCTCGGTGTCGGCAGGATGATCGAGCGGCCGTGGGTGGTCGACGGCGCCGTCGTCCCGCGCCGGATCGTGCAGCTCTCGCTGGTCTTCGACCACCGCGTCACCGACGGCGGGGTCGCAGCCGGGTTCCTGCGCGAGGTCGCGGACGCGGTCGAGTCGCCGTTCGCCTTCCTGGCCGCCGAGGCCCCGGGTACGGTGTGA
- a CDS encoding alpha-ketoacid dehydrogenase subunit beta yields MTLMHDAPADRSADDAAHSAAPAVATMTMAQALNRALADALEADPAVLVFGEDVGTLGGVFRITDGLTARFGENRCFDTPLAESGIVGTAVGMAMNGMRPVVEMQFDAFAYPAFEQIVDHVAKMGNRTRGAVRLPMVIRIPFAGGIGGVEHHSDSSEAYYAHTPGLTVVSPATPQDAYGLLRAAIAHPDPVVFLEPKKLYWSTGEVDTAAPLPEIGRARVAREGTDATLIAYGPTVPVALAAAEAAAEDGRSLAVVDLRSIVPFDDETVCAAVRATGRAVVVAEAPGFASVAAEIAARVSERCFHYLEAPVRRVTGFDTPFAPPKLERFYLPNVDRVLDAVDSLQWEDA; encoded by the coding sequence ATGACGCTCATGCACGACGCCCCCGCCGACCGCTCCGCCGACGACGCCGCGCACAGCGCCGCGCCCGCCGTCGCGACCATGACCATGGCCCAGGCGCTCAACCGCGCGCTGGCCGACGCCCTCGAGGCCGACCCCGCCGTGCTCGTCTTCGGCGAGGACGTCGGGACGCTCGGCGGCGTCTTCCGCATCACCGACGGCCTGACCGCCCGCTTCGGCGAGAACCGCTGCTTCGACACCCCGCTCGCCGAGTCCGGCATCGTCGGCACCGCGGTCGGCATGGCGATGAACGGGATGCGTCCCGTCGTCGAGATGCAGTTCGACGCGTTCGCCTACCCCGCGTTCGAGCAGATCGTCGACCACGTCGCCAAGATGGGGAACCGCACGCGCGGGGCGGTGCGGCTGCCGATGGTGATCCGCATCCCGTTCGCCGGCGGGATCGGGGGAGTGGAGCACCACTCCGACTCGTCCGAGGCGTACTACGCGCACACCCCGGGGCTGACGGTCGTCTCCCCGGCCACCCCGCAGGACGCTTACGGCTTGCTGCGCGCGGCGATCGCGCATCCCGACCCCGTGGTCTTCCTGGAGCCGAAGAAGCTGTACTGGTCGACCGGCGAGGTGGACACCGCGGCGCCGCTGCCGGAGATCGGCCGCGCCCGCGTCGCCAGGGAGGGCACCGACGCGACGCTCATCGCGTACGGCCCGACCGTCCCTGTCGCGCTCGCCGCTGCCGAGGCCGCCGCCGAGGACGGCCGCAGCCTCGCCGTCGTCGACCTGCGCAGCATCGTCCCGTTCGACGACGAGACCGTGTGCGCGGCCGTCCGCGCCACCGGCAGGGCCGTCGTCGTGGCCGAGGCGCCCGGCTTCGCGAGCGTCGCGGCCGAGATCGCCGCCCGGGTGTCGGAGCGCTGCTTCCACTATCTGGAGGCGCCGGTGCGCCGGGTGACCGGGTTCGACACCCCGTTCGCCCCGCCCAAGCTGGAGAGGTTCTACCTGCCCAACGTGGACCGCGTGCTCGATGCGGTCGACTCGCTGCAGTGGGAGGACGCGTGA
- the pdhA gene encoding pyruvate dehydrogenase (acetyl-transferring) E1 component subunit alpha, translated as MHADDLLPGDTPLRLIDEEGSGHQHEHYPFPSADLLRTGYGHLVLGRRLNDQADALVRQGRLAVYPSSHGQEACEVAAAMVLADGDWLFPTYRDSVAVVTRGVDPFDAFLLLRGDWHSGYDPNRVRVAPQATPLATQLLHAVGFAHAARMRGEDTVVVAMCGDGATSEGDFHEALNFAAVFHLPVVFLVQNNGYAISVPLRRQTAAPSLAHKGIGYGMRGRLVDGNDLAALLAVLGEAVDEAREGGGPTLVEAITYRMKSHTNADDATRYRSQDEVDPWVARDPLLRLRTWLRANAGLTDGDDAELHAHAERVAAGLRAAITEEAAPHPEDLFSFVYATPTPQLREQAAQLAAEQEAAR; from the coding sequence ATGCACGCCGACGATCTGCTGCCGGGCGACACCCCGCTCCGGCTCATCGACGAGGAGGGCTCGGGCCATCAGCACGAGCACTACCCGTTCCCGTCCGCCGACCTGCTGCGCACCGGCTACGGCCACCTGGTGCTCGGCCGACGCCTCAACGACCAGGCCGACGCCCTCGTCCGGCAGGGACGGCTCGCCGTCTACCCGTCCTCGCACGGCCAGGAGGCCTGCGAGGTGGCGGCGGCCATGGTCCTCGCCGACGGCGACTGGCTGTTCCCGACCTACCGCGACTCGGTCGCCGTCGTCACGCGCGGCGTGGATCCGTTCGACGCCTTCCTGCTGCTCCGCGGCGACTGGCACTCCGGCTACGACCCGAACCGGGTGCGCGTCGCGCCGCAGGCGACACCGCTCGCCACGCAGCTGCTGCACGCCGTCGGCTTCGCGCACGCCGCCAGGATGCGCGGCGAGGACACCGTGGTCGTCGCGATGTGCGGCGACGGCGCCACCAGCGAGGGCGACTTCCACGAGGCGCTGAACTTCGCCGCCGTCTTCCACCTGCCCGTGGTCTTCCTGGTGCAGAACAACGGCTACGCCATCTCGGTGCCGCTGCGCAGACAGACCGCGGCGCCGAGTCTCGCGCACAAGGGCATCGGCTACGGGATGCGCGGCCGCCTCGTCGACGGAAACGACCTCGCAGCCCTGCTCGCCGTGCTCGGGGAGGCGGTCGACGAGGCGCGCGAGGGCGGCGGCCCGACGCTGGTCGAGGCGATCACGTACCGGATGAAGTCGCACACGAATGCGGACGACGCCACGCGCTACCGCTCCCAGGACGAGGTGGACCCCTGGGTGGCCCGCGACCCGCTGCTGCGGCTGCGCACCTGGCTGCGCGCGAACGCCGGGCTCACCGACGGCGACGACGCCGAACTGCACGCGCACGCCGAGCGGGTCGCCGCCGGCCTCCGCGCCGCGATCACCGAGGAGGCGGCGCCGCACCCAGAGGACCTCTTCTCCTTCGTCTACGCCACCCCCACCCCGCAGCTGCGCGAGCAGGCCGCGCAGCTCGCCGCCGAACAGGAGGCCGCCCGATGA
- a CDS encoding Lrp/AsnC family transcriptional regulator encodes MDDIDGRIVAALRADGRASITAVAEAAHVSRANAYARLSRLLDDGVITGFTAKLDPRRSGRASSAYVTMRVEQADWHALRDRLRQIPEVEHFALVGGDFDVILLVRARDNEDLRRVVLEELTSIPSVRDTKTSLVFEDHDLR; translated from the coding sequence ATGGACGACATCGACGGCCGCATCGTCGCGGCACTCCGCGCGGACGGCCGCGCCTCGATCACGGCGGTCGCCGAGGCGGCGCACGTCTCGCGCGCGAACGCCTACGCACGGCTCTCCCGGCTGCTGGACGACGGCGTCATCACCGGGTTCACGGCGAAGCTGGACCCGCGCCGCTCAGGCCGCGCCTCTTCCGCGTACGTGACGATGCGGGTGGAGCAGGCGGACTGGCACGCGCTCCGCGATCGGCTGCGGCAGATCCCCGAGGTGGAGCACTTCGCGTTGGTGGGCGGCGACTTCGACGTGATCCTGCTGGTGCGGGCGCGCGACAACGAGGACCTTCGGCGGGTGGTGCTGGAGGAGCTGACGAGCATCCCATCGGTGCGCGACACCAAGACCTCGCTCGTGTTCGAGGACCACGACCTGCGCTGA
- a CDS encoding thiolase family protein, protein MTEAYLVGGVRTPVGRYGGALAGVRPDDLAALVVAEAVRRAGVDPAAIDEVVLGAANQAGEDNRNVARMAVLLAGLPDSVPAVTVNRLCASGLSAVTMAGQAIRAGDAELVVAGGVESMTRAPWVQAKPERPWAKPGPQFDTSIGWRFTNPRLAERDKAMYSMPETAEEVARIDGITREDADAFALASHRRAAAATDAGRFASEIVPVPTRAGAVDADESIRRDTSAEALAALKPVVAGGTVVTAGNSSPLNDGASAIVVASAEAVDRYGLRPRARIVSAASAGVAPEVMGLGPVPATMKALERAGLDVGDLGCVELNEAFASQALASIRRLGLDPNTVNADGGAIALGHALGSSGSRILVTLLGRMQREGARYGLATMCVGVGQGAAMIVEAMP, encoded by the coding sequence ATGACCGAGGCCTACCTCGTCGGCGGCGTCCGCACCCCGGTCGGCCGCTACGGCGGCGCCCTCGCCGGCGTGCGCCCCGACGACCTCGCCGCGCTGGTGGTGGCCGAGGCCGTGCGGCGCGCTGGCGTCGACCCTGCAGCCATCGACGAGGTGGTGCTTGGAGCCGCGAACCAGGCCGGGGAGGACAACCGCAACGTCGCCAGGATGGCCGTGCTGCTGGCGGGGCTGCCGGACTCCGTCCCCGCAGTCACGGTGAACAGGCTGTGCGCCTCCGGCCTCAGCGCGGTCACGATGGCAGGCCAGGCCATCCGTGCGGGAGACGCGGAGCTCGTCGTCGCCGGCGGCGTCGAATCGATGACGCGGGCGCCCTGGGTGCAGGCGAAGCCGGAGCGCCCCTGGGCGAAACCGGGCCCGCAGTTCGACACCTCGATCGGCTGGCGGTTCACGAACCCGCGCCTGGCCGAGAGGGACAAGGCGATGTACAGCATGCCGGAGACCGCGGAGGAGGTCGCCCGCATCGACGGCATCACCCGCGAGGACGCGGACGCGTTCGCCCTCGCAAGCCACCGCCGCGCCGCCGCCGCGACCGACGCGGGCCGCTTCGCCTCCGAGATCGTGCCGGTGCCGACGCGCGCGGGCGCCGTGGACGCGGACGAGAGCATCCGCCGCGACACCAGCGCGGAGGCGCTCGCGGCGCTGAAGCCGGTGGTCGCGGGCGGCACGGTGGTGACGGCGGGCAACTCCTCCCCGCTGAACGACGGCGCGTCGGCGATCGTGGTCGCGAGCGCCGAGGCGGTCGACCGCTACGGCCTGCGCCCGCGGGCGCGGATCGTCTCCGCGGCGAGCGCGGGCGTCGCGCCGGAGGTGATGGGGCTCGGCCCGGTCCCCGCCACGATGAAGGCGCTGGAGCGCGCCGGGCTGGACGTCGGCGACCTCGGCTGCGTCGAGCTCAACGAGGCGTTCGCGAGCCAGGCGCTCGCGTCCATCCGCCGCCTCGGGCTGGACCCGAATACGGTGAACGCCGACGGCGGCGCCATCGCGCTCGGCCACGCGCTCGGCTCGAGCGGGTCGCGCATCCTGGTCACCCTGCTCGGACGGATGCAGCGCGAGGGCGCGCGCTACGGGCTCGCCACGATGTGCGTCGGGGTCGGCCAGGGCGCGGCGATGATCGTCGAGGCCATGCCGTGA
- a CDS encoding enoyl-CoA hydratase/isomerase family protein, which yields MSAVETLIVDEATDRLVVTLNRPDKRNAIDQRMVDELHAVCERLERDPRILILTGSDGVFASGADIAELRDRTAIDARRSINATIFSRIAALPMPVIAAVDGYALGGGAELAYAADFRVGTPRLRIGNPETGLGIIAAAGALWRLPQLVGEPLAKEMVLAGRILTGEEALAARLVGDLFEPSELLAGAHALADRIAANDPLATRFTKAVLAAPPARHPRAEREAQAVLFESPEKHRRMTAFLERRRR from the coding sequence GTGAGCGCCGTGGAGACGCTGATCGTGGACGAGGCCACCGACCGGCTCGTCGTCACCCTGAACCGGCCGGACAAGCGCAACGCGATCGACCAGCGGATGGTCGACGAGCTGCACGCGGTGTGCGAGCGGCTCGAGCGCGACCCGCGCATCCTCATCCTCACCGGGTCGGATGGCGTGTTCGCGTCCGGAGCCGACATCGCCGAGCTGCGCGACCGCACGGCGATCGACGCCCGGCGCAGCATCAACGCGACGATCTTCTCGCGGATCGCGGCGCTGCCGATGCCGGTGATCGCCGCCGTCGACGGGTACGCGCTCGGGGGCGGCGCCGAGCTGGCGTATGCCGCCGACTTCCGCGTCGGCACGCCGCGGCTGCGGATCGGGAACCCGGAGACCGGGCTCGGGATCATCGCCGCGGCCGGAGCGCTGTGGCGGCTTCCGCAGCTGGTCGGCGAGCCGCTGGCGAAGGAGATGGTGCTGGCCGGGCGCATCCTGACCGGCGAGGAGGCGCTCGCGGCGCGGCTGGTCGGGGACCTGTTCGAGCCGTCGGAACTGCTCGCCGGCGCGCACGCCCTCGCCGACAGGATCGCCGCGAACGACCCGCTCGCCACCCGCTTCACGAAGGCGGTGCTGGCCGCTCCGCCCGCACGGCACCCGCGCGCGGAGCGCGAGGCCCAGGCGGTGCTGTTCGAGTCGCCGGAGAAGCACCGGCGGATGACCGCGTTCCTGGAGAGGAGGCGGCGATGA
- a CDS encoding 3-hydroxyacyl-CoA dehydrogenase family protein, whose amino-acid sequence MTALPQRIGVIGGGRMGAGIAHAFLMAGATVAVVEQNATAAAQARDRILDAVAGSVERGAVAPDPERLLVTVTWEALSGAGLVVEAVPELADLKREALRRAEDLLEPDAVLATNTSSLSVDALAEALERPGAFLGMHFFNPVPASALVEVVDGTATSPNALQAVTGWVRALGKTAVVVRDSPGFASSRLGVLLGLEAIRMVEEGVATPEDIDAAMTLGYKHPVGPLRLTDIVGLDVRLDIAEYLARELGPRFEPPALLRSMVAEGMLGRKAGRGFYLWPSEPR is encoded by the coding sequence ATGACCGCGCTGCCGCAGCGGATCGGCGTCATCGGGGGCGGCCGGATGGGCGCAGGGATCGCGCACGCCTTCCTGATGGCGGGCGCGACGGTTGCGGTGGTCGAGCAGAACGCGACGGCCGCCGCGCAGGCGCGCGACCGCATCCTGGACGCCGTCGCCGGCAGCGTCGAACGCGGCGCGGTCGCGCCCGACCCCGAGCGGCTGCTGGTGACCGTGACCTGGGAGGCGCTCAGCGGCGCCGGCCTGGTCGTCGAGGCGGTGCCGGAGCTGGCCGACCTGAAGCGGGAGGCGCTGCGCCGCGCGGAGGACCTGCTGGAGCCGGACGCGGTGCTCGCGACCAACACCTCCTCGCTCTCCGTCGACGCGCTCGCCGAGGCGCTGGAGCGTCCGGGTGCGTTCCTCGGGATGCACTTCTTCAACCCGGTCCCGGCGTCCGCGCTCGTCGAGGTGGTGGACGGCACCGCCACCTCGCCGAACGCGCTGCAGGCGGTGACCGGCTGGGTGCGGGCACTCGGCAAGACCGCGGTCGTTGTGCGCGACTCCCCCGGGTTCGCCTCCTCGCGGCTCGGCGTGCTGCTCGGCCTGGAGGCCATCCGGATGGTCGAGGAGGGCGTCGCGACACCCGAGGACATCGACGCCGCGATGACCCTCGGCTACAAGCATCCGGTCGGGCCGCTCCGGCTGACCGACATCGTCGGCCTCGACGTCCGCCTCGACATCGCCGAGTACCTGGCGCGGGAGCTCGGCCCGCGCTTCGAGCCGCCCGCCCTGCTGCGCAGCATGGTCGCCGAGGGGATGCTCGGCCGCAAGGCCGGGCGGGGCTTCTACCTCTGGCCTAGCGAGCCTCGATGA
- a CDS encoding hotdog fold thioesterase: MADGDWTIELGELDEKMGVRILEQSAERVVATMPVEGNRQSFGLLHGGASIAFAEALGSWAAVIHAGPGRSAVGLDINATHHRSARSGLVTGVATAIRLGRTVTSHEVVVTDEDGNRLCTARITNLIIEAR, from the coding sequence GTGGCCGATGGAGACTGGACGATCGAGCTCGGCGAGCTCGATGAGAAGATGGGCGTTCGCATCCTGGAGCAGTCAGCGGAACGCGTGGTGGCGACGATGCCCGTCGAGGGCAACCGCCAGTCGTTCGGGCTGCTGCACGGAGGGGCGTCGATCGCGTTCGCGGAGGCGCTCGGCTCGTGGGCGGCGGTCATCCACGCCGGCCCAGGACGCAGCGCCGTGGGCCTCGACATCAACGCGACGCACCACCGCTCGGCGCGGTCCGGGCTGGTCACCGGCGTCGCGACGGCGATCCGGCTGGGCCGCACGGTCACCTCGCACGAGGTCGTCGTGACCGACGAGGACGGCAACCGGCTCTGCACCGCGCGCATCACCAACCTCATCATCGAGGCTCGCTAG
- the paaZ gene encoding phenylacetic acid degradation bifunctional protein PaaZ, whose protein sequence is MTLPSYIRGEWWTPGVGDGAAGDGATDDGATDVLDASTGELVARVGATGLDLVGAVDYARTVGQASLGELTFHQRALLLKQLAQALTARKQELYDLSARAGATLQDSWIDVDGGIGALFTYASKGRRELPNARVYVDGAPEPLSKDGSFLGQHIFTRLPGVAVQINAFNFPVWGMLEKFAPAFLAGMPTLVKPATPTAYVAEAAVRIMVESGLLPDGSLQLVCGAVPGLLDALRLGDLVAFTGSASTAEKLRQHDSVQTGGVRFTSETDSINASVLGPDAVTGTPEFDAYVKQLVVELTAKSGQKCTAIRRAIVPEPLVDDVLAAVRERIASRVVVGDPRAEGVTMGPLASRAQRAEVLRQVARLVEAGGELVLGGLDQPTVVHADGSLGVATEGAFVAPIVLRFADARTPEAHTVEAFGPVAAVLSYRTAGEAAELVALGGGSLVTSAATHDADFARELVLASAAYNGRILLLDRDDARTSTGHGSPVPHLVHGGPGRAGGGEELGGIRAVLHHMQRTAIQGSPDMLTAVTGVWHEGAATGDDGVHPFRKSLATLRIGDRVASDSRRVTLDDIESFATFTGDTFYAHMDEEAAAANPFFPGRVAHGYLLVSWAAGLFVDPAPGPVLANYGLENLRFLTPVVPGDSIRVALTAKQITPRETDDYGEVRWDARILNQRDELVASYDVLTLVAKE, encoded by the coding sequence ATGACGCTGCCCAGCTACATCCGCGGAGAGTGGTGGACGCCGGGAGTCGGCGACGGCGCAGCCGGCGACGGCGCGACCGACGACGGCGCGACCGACGTGCTCGACGCCTCCACCGGCGAGCTCGTCGCCCGGGTCGGCGCGACCGGTCTCGACCTCGTCGGCGCGGTCGACTACGCCCGCACCGTCGGCCAGGCTTCCCTCGGCGAGCTCACTTTCCACCAGCGGGCGCTGCTGCTGAAGCAGCTGGCGCAGGCGCTGACCGCCCGCAAGCAGGAGCTGTACGACCTCTCCGCGCGCGCCGGTGCGACCCTCCAGGACTCGTGGATCGACGTGGACGGCGGCATCGGCGCCCTGTTCACCTACGCGTCCAAGGGGCGGCGCGAGCTGCCCAACGCCCGGGTCTACGTCGACGGCGCTCCCGAGCCGCTGTCGAAGGACGGCTCGTTCCTGGGCCAGCACATCTTCACCCGGCTGCCGGGGGTCGCGGTGCAGATCAACGCCTTCAACTTCCCGGTCTGGGGGATGCTCGAGAAGTTCGCGCCGGCGTTCCTCGCCGGCATGCCGACGCTGGTCAAGCCGGCCACGCCGACCGCGTACGTCGCGGAGGCCGCCGTGCGGATCATGGTGGAGTCCGGGCTGCTGCCCGACGGATCCCTGCAGCTGGTCTGCGGCGCGGTGCCCGGCCTCCTGGATGCGCTGCGGCTGGGCGACCTCGTCGCCTTCACCGGGTCGGCGTCCACCGCCGAGAAGCTGCGGCAGCACGACTCGGTGCAGACGGGCGGCGTGCGCTTCACCAGCGAGACCGACTCCATCAACGCCTCCGTGCTCGGGCCGGACGCGGTCACAGGGACCCCCGAGTTCGACGCGTACGTGAAGCAGCTCGTGGTCGAGCTGACGGCCAAGTCGGGCCAGAAGTGCACGGCCATCCGCCGTGCGATCGTGCCGGAGCCGCTGGTGGACGACGTGCTCGCGGCGGTCCGCGAGCGCATCGCCTCCCGCGTAGTCGTGGGCGATCCGCGCGCGGAGGGCGTGACCATGGGTCCGCTCGCGTCGCGCGCGCAGCGCGCCGAGGTGCTGCGTCAGGTGGCGCGGCTGGTGGAGGCGGGCGGCGAGCTGGTGCTCGGCGGGCTCGACCAGCCGACGGTCGTGCACGCCGATGGGAGCCTCGGCGTCGCGACCGAGGGCGCCTTCGTCGCCCCGATCGTGCTGCGGTTCGCCGACGCCAGGACGCCGGAGGCGCACACGGTGGAGGCGTTCGGTCCGGTCGCGGCCGTGCTGTCCTACCGCACGGCGGGCGAGGCGGCGGAGCTGGTCGCGCTCGGCGGCGGCTCGCTCGTCACCAGCGCGGCGACGCACGACGCCGACTTCGCGCGCGAGCTGGTGCTCGCCTCCGCGGCGTACAACGGCCGCATCCTGCTGCTCGACCGGGACGACGCGCGCACCTCCACCGGCCACGGCTCGCCGGTGCCGCACCTGGTCCACGGCGGCCCCGGCCGCGCGGGCGGCGGCGAGGAGCTGGGCGGGATCCGGGCGGTGCTGCACCACATGCAGCGGACCGCCATCCAGGGCTCGCCCGACATGCTCACGGCCGTCACCGGGGTGTGGCACGAGGGGGCTGCGACCGGGGACGACGGCGTGCACCCCTTCCGCAAGTCGCTGGCGACGCTGCGGATCGGGGATCGGGTCGCGAGCGACTCCCGCCGGGTGACCCTCGACGACATCGAGTCCTTCGCGACGTTCACCGGCGACACGTTCTACGCCCACATGGACGAGGAGGCGGCGGCCGCGAACCCGTTCTTCCCCGGGCGCGTCGCGCACGGCTACCTGCTGGTCTCCTGGGCGGCCGGCCTGTTCGTCGACCCGGCTCCCGGACCGGTGCTCGCCAACTACGGGCTGGAGAACCTGCGCTTCCTGACGCCGGTGGTCCCGGGCGACAGCATCCGCGTCGCGCTCACCGCGAAGCAGATCACGCCGCGCGAGACCGACGACTACGGCGAGGTGCGCTGGGACGCCCGCATCCTGAACCAGCGAGACGAACTCGTCGCCTCCTACGACGTGCTGACCCTCGTCGCGAAGGAGTAG